One window of the Trueperaceae bacterium genome contains the following:
- a CDS encoding septal ring lytic transglycosylase RlpA family protein, which translates to MHARRVSSSRRLAPLTLLGCTLLFAACAPAVARSDATPTAFVVETQAPPFRVQEGKASWYGPGFAGRLTASGEVFDPSQLTAAHRELPFGTLVRVLNLDNGRSVVVRINDRGPFKAGRVIDLSRAAAEAIGMTGAGTADVRLEVMSLPAGMVRVAAFGKLRGYEAMSRYHPVGTLLVLEPPAGRPPIVVRVVSQDVPTGMPADLLLAYDLFAVVGSEVTVLGD; encoded by the coding sequence GTGCACGCGCGCCGGGTCTCTTCGTCACGACGCCTCGCCCCCCTGACGCTGCTCGGCTGCACGCTCCTGTTCGCCGCCTGCGCGCCCGCGGTGGCCCGCTCCGACGCCACGCCGACCGCCTTCGTCGTCGAGACCCAGGCGCCGCCCTTCCGGGTTCAGGAGGGCAAGGCCTCGTGGTACGGGCCGGGCTTCGCCGGGCGGCTCACGGCCAGCGGCGAGGTCTTCGACCCGAGCCAGCTGACGGCCGCTCATCGCGAGCTGCCGTTCGGCACGCTGGTGCGCGTCCTCAACCTCGACAACGGCCGCAGCGTCGTCGTGCGCATCAACGACAGGGGACCGTTCAAGGCCGGCCGCGTCATCGACCTCTCGCGCGCGGCGGCCGAGGCGATCGGCATGACGGGCGCGGGCACGGCCGACGTGAGGCTCGAGGTCATGAGCCTGCCGGCCGGGATGGTGCGCGTCGCGGCCTTCGGCAAGCTCAGGGGCTACGAGGCGATGTCCCGCTACCACCCCGTCGGCACGCTGCTGGTGCTGGAGCCGCCCGCCGGGCGCCCGCCGATCGTCGTGCGCGTCGTGAGCCAGGACGTGCCGACGGGCATGCCGGCGGACCTCCTGCTCGCCTACGACCTGTTCGCCGTAGTCGGCTCCGAGGTCACGGTTCTGGGCGACTGA
- a CDS encoding TatD family hydrolase: protein MTDSHCHLTRLADPDAAVDGAGLAWIVTVGTSLEDSRAALELARRLRRVRVAVGVHPNEASYARDPRVRRGLAELAADPLVVAIGETGFDTHWREETLETQRAAFDWHAELAERTGKPLVLHVRDRQGAEDASRAAAAAIREAGVRRGVLHCFNGHLGLMEAGLELGWHVSFAGNLTYRSSAALREAARAAPEDRLLVETDSPFLSPVPHRGEPNTPAHVRLTAAALAEARGADPAALEDALDANAAALFGWGAGVAGAGAAEGDGVPR from the coding sequence ATGACCGATTCCCACTGCCACCTCACGCGGCTGGCCGACCCCGACGCCGCCGTGGACGGCGCGGGCCTGGCCTGGATCGTCACGGTGGGCACCTCGCTCGAGGACTCGCGCGCGGCCCTGGAGCTGGCGCGGCGCCTGCGCCGCGTGCGCGTGGCCGTCGGCGTGCACCCGAACGAGGCCTCGTACGCCCGCGACCCCCGCGTGCGGCGCGGCCTCGCGGAGCTGGCCGCGGACCCGCTCGTGGTGGCCATCGGCGAAACGGGCTTCGACACGCACTGGCGGGAGGAGACGCTGGAGACGCAGCGCGCGGCCTTCGACTGGCACGCGGAGCTGGCCGAGAGGACGGGCAAGCCGCTGGTCCTCCACGTCAGGGACCGGCAGGGCGCCGAAGACGCCAGCCGCGCCGCGGCCGCCGCGATCAGGGAGGCCGGCGTGAGGCGCGGGGTGCTGCACTGCTTCAACGGCCACCTGGGCCTCATGGAGGCCGGCCTGGAGCTCGGCTGGCACGTCTCCTTCGCCGGCAACCTCACCTACAGGTCGTCCGCGGCGCTCCGCGAGGCGGCCCGCGCCGCGCCCGAGGACAGGCTGCTGGTCGAGACCGACAGCCCGTTCCTCTCCCCCGTCCCGCACCGCGGCGAGCCGAACACGCCGGCGCACGTGAGGCTCACGGCCGCCGCGCTCGCCGAGGCTCGCGGCGCCGACCCGGCCGCGCTGGAGGACGCGCTCGACGCGAACGCCGCCGCGCTGTTCGGCTGGGGCGCCGGCGTCGCGGGCGCCGGCGCCGCGGAGGGCGACGGGGTGCCGCGGTGA